The following proteins come from a genomic window of Panicum hallii strain FIL2 chromosome 8, PHallii_v3.1, whole genome shotgun sequence:
- the LOC112903159 gene encoding uncharacterized protein At4g06598-like has translation MMANAKLQKQALLPPRSPFPTAAAGAPSPYADRGPIARPQGAAAHPRHGHGHHQRTSSESFIEEQPPSWLDDLLNEPETPAARQHGRAGHRRSSSDSFALFDGAAAGASAYANGFEGMGGGGGQPAPWGGVQEYYAKPGSFGRAHGRPWEQGMPNLAGFRHGGGLPMPTKDKVGGHHGPPNTLRDHNHGMDKRTPVDAGHDQKVGVKEGVPPKHAQSEADNKRAKQQYAQRSRVRKLQYIAELEGRVQALQSEGVEVSAEMEFLTQQNIMLDLENKALKQRLESLTQEQLIKRFQQEMFEREIGRLRSLYQQQQQQQQQQAPALVRSNSRDLDAQFANLSLKHKDPNSGRDALSGPLRT, from the exons ATGATGGCGAACGCGAAGCTCCAGAAGCaggcgctgctgccgccgcgcAGCCCGTtcccgacggcggcggcaggggcgccgTCGCCGTACGCCGACCGCGGCCCGATCGCTCGGCCgcagggcgccgccgcccatcCCCGGCACGGCCACGGGCACCACCAGCGCACGTCGTCCGAGAGCTTCATCGAGGAGCAGCCGCCGTCGTGGCTCGACGACCTGCTCAACGAGCCGGAGACGCCAGCGGCGCGGCAGCACGGCCGGGCCGGCCACCGCAGGTCGTCAAGCGACTCTTTCGCACTGTTCGACggagctgctgctggcgccaGTGCTTATGCCAATGGCTTCGAGGGGATGGGGGGAGGAGGTGGGCAGCCTGCGCCATGGGGTGGTGTTCAGGAGTACTATGCCAAGCCAGGTTCGTTTGGGAGGGCACATGGCCGGCCATGGGAGCAAGGCATGCCGAATCTGGCTGGTTTCCGGCATGGCGGCGGCCTGCCGATGCCAACAAAAGACAAGGTTGGGGGGCATCATGGGCCACCAAACACGTTGAGGGATCATAACCATGGCATGGACAAGAGAACTCCTGTTGATGCTGGTCATGATCAAAAGGTTGGGGTGAAGGAAGGTGTGCCGCCGAAGCATGCACAGTCAGAGGCGGACAACAAGCGGGCTAAACA GCAATATGCTCAGAGGTCCCGTGTCCGGAAGCTTCAGTATATTGCAGAGCTTGAGGGTAGAGTTCAGGCATTACAG TCAGAAGGGGTAGAAGTGTCTGCTGAAATGGAGTTTCTTACCCAGCAGAATATTATGCTAGACCTGGAAAATAAAGCTTTGAAGCAAAGACTGGAGAGTCTAACACAGGAGCAACTAATTAAACGCT TTCAACAGGAGATGTTTGAGCGGGAAATTGGTCGTCTCAGATCACTatatcagcagcagcagcagcaacaacaacaacaggcTCCTGCTCTTGTTCGCAGTAACAGCAGAGACCTTGATGCCCAGTTTGCCAACTTGTCTCTGAAACACAAAGACCCCAACTCAGGCCGGGATGCTCTCTCTGGGCCTCTTCGTACTTAA
- the LOC112903217 gene encoding DNA-directed RNA polymerases I and III subunit RPAC2-like, which yields MEHGSVTDSTASTFSIMEEDHTLANSARFVLNQDPRVAFCGYSIPHPADKKINIRVQTTGDPAKDVLKDALQDLMVMCQHVRGIFDIAVANHRAKKPAEQIDVDQK from the exons ATGGAGCACGGGTCGGTGACGGACTCGACCGCGTCGACCTTCTCCATCATGGAGGAGGACCACACCCTCGCTAACTCCGCCAGATTCGTCCTCAACCAGGA CCCAAGGGTAGCATTTTGTGGATATAGCATCCCTCATCCTGCTGACAAGAAAATCAACATTAGAGTTCAGACGACAG GAGATCCAGCAAAGGATGTACTGAAAGATGCTTTGCAGGATCTGATGGTTATGTGCCAGCATGTCAGAGGGATTTTTGACATTGCAGTGGCTAACCACAGAGCAAAGAAACCTGCAGAACAAATAGACGTTGATCAGAAATAG
- the LOC112903655 gene encoding uncharacterized protein LOC112903655, which translates to MEEAQDQPKDDLDGGDDSDADYQAKDLNSSRDDEETEQSRQFVKLIRMDIGAKKVGSGAEHEDLEDADSEYLNSSDDYTYGEDRDGETVRWKSTENRYDNKAHVPVFALDMTFRSSRQIKKALIKYGLTTHRNVLFPKVEKNEVRAVCSWKGCKWLIYGSKTSRFEWFKVVTFVDDHCCPPRRDNKLLTSRRIAERYKDQIIDNPTWKVELIRQVVLNDFICDVSIAKCKRAKALVLQEALDSTKGECSRIYDYQAELLRSNLAPHWWWFSIQR; encoded by the coding sequence ATGGAAGAAGCTCAAGACCAACCTAAAGATGATTTAGATGGTGGTGATGATTCAGATGCTGACTACCAAGCTAAAGATCTGAACAGCTCTAGAGATGATGAAGAAACAGAACAATCGAGGCAGTTTGTCAAGCTGATTAGGATGGACATAGGAGCTAAGAAAGTAGGATCAGGGGCTGAACATGAGGACTTAGAAGATGCTGACAGTGAATATTTGAACTCAAGTGATGATTATACATATGGAGAGGATAGAGATGGTGAAACTGTGAGGTGGAAGAGCACTGAGAATAGGTATGACAACAAAGCTCATGTGCCTGTATTTGCTCTTGATATGACTTTCAGGTCAAGCAGGCAGATCAAGAAAGCTCTCATTAAGTATGGCTTGACAACACACAGAAACGTTTTATTTCCAAAGGTTGAGAAGAACGAGGTTAGAGCTGTATGCTCCTGGAAAGGGTGCAAATGGTTGATTTATGGTTCTAAAACCAGCAGATTTGAATGGTTCAAAGTAGTGACATTTGTGGATGACCATTGCTGCCCACCTAGGAGGGATAACAAGTTGCTGACTTCTAGGAGGATTGCTGAAAGAtacaaggatcagatcattgacAATCCCACTTGGAAGGTGGAACTGATCAGGCAGGTTGTGCTGAATGATTTTATATGTGATGTGTCTATTGCCAAGTGCAAGAGAGCCAAAGCTTTGGTGTTACAAGAAGCTTTGGACTCTACCAAAGGAGAGTGCTCAAGGATCTATGATTATCAGGCAGAATTACTTAGAAGCAACCTAGCACCACATTGGTGGTGGTTCTCAATCCAGAGATAG